From the Gramella sp. Hel_I_59 genome, one window contains:
- a CDS encoding 5-(carboxyamino)imidazole ribonucleotide synthase, whose product MVNYFSSDFKLGILGGGQLGKMMLYETRKYDIQTLVLDPSLEAPSRISCDYFEQGDLMDYETVIQFGRKADVLTFEIEGINIEALKQLESEGVKTYPSAATLEKIQNKAVQKEFYEQHNLPTAAFKRFPNLELLKSDVNEQKVSLPFVWKSATGGYDGKGVSVIRTEADLANLPNTECIAENLVPFKNELAVIVARNPSGEVRTYPVVEMEFHPTANQVEYVICPARIENNVAEKARKLAENVSEAFEHVGLLAVEMFQTEDDEILINEVAPRPHNSGHYSIEASYTNQFEQQIRAILDLPLGKTDSKLGGIMVNLVGDINHEGEVQYKNIEKIMSMEGVTPHIYGKKITRPFRKMGHVTIVNKDLGEARKIAEEVKNSIQVISKKS is encoded by the coding sequence ATGGTAAATTATTTCTCATCAGACTTTAAACTGGGAATTCTAGGTGGTGGCCAGCTTGGTAAAATGATGCTTTACGAGACCCGAAAGTACGATATCCAGACACTTGTGCTGGATCCAAGCCTGGAGGCTCCGTCAAGAATTTCCTGCGACTATTTTGAGCAGGGAGATCTTATGGATTATGAAACTGTGATTCAGTTTGGCAGAAAAGCAGATGTATTAACTTTCGAAATTGAAGGTATTAATATAGAAGCTTTAAAACAGCTGGAAAGCGAAGGGGTTAAAACATACCCTTCCGCAGCAACACTCGAGAAGATTCAGAATAAGGCGGTACAGAAAGAATTTTACGAACAGCACAATTTACCGACTGCAGCTTTCAAAAGATTTCCAAATCTGGAACTTTTAAAATCAGACGTCAACGAGCAGAAAGTAAGCTTACCTTTCGTTTGGAAAAGCGCTACGGGTGGTTATGATGGAAAAGGAGTATCGGTTATAAGAACAGAAGCTGATCTTGCCAATCTTCCAAATACGGAATGTATTGCTGAAAACCTGGTGCCTTTCAAAAATGAACTGGCGGTTATTGTGGCCCGGAATCCTTCAGGTGAAGTACGCACTTATCCAGTAGTGGAAATGGAATTTCATCCCACGGCAAACCAGGTTGAATATGTCATCTGTCCAGCGCGGATCGAAAATAATGTAGCTGAAAAGGCAAGGAAACTTGCTGAAAATGTTTCCGAAGCATTTGAACATGTAGGATTACTTGCGGTTGAAATGTTTCAGACTGAAGACGATGAAATCTTGATCAATGAAGTGGCTCCAAGACCTCATAATAGCGGTCATTATAGTATTGAAGCTTCCTACACCAACCAGTTCGAACAGCAAATTAGAGCTATTCTGGACCTGCCTTTGGGTAAAACCGATAGTAAACTTGGAGGGATCATGGTTAATCTGGTAGGTGATATAAATCATGAAGGTGAGGTTCAATATAAAAACATAGAAAAGATCATGAGTATGGAAGGAGTTACTCCACATATCTATGGTAAAAAAATTACCAGACCTTTTCGGAAAATGGGTCATGTAACGATCGTAAATAAAGATCTTGGCGAAGCTCGAAAGATCGCTGAAGAAGTAAAGAATAGTATTCAAGTAATTAGCAAAAAATCATAA
- a CDS encoding adenylate kinase produces the protein MIKLHDLEFEPFISEDEITKAIDTIAKRLNDEYAGRKPVFIGILNGSFMFASEVIKRFESDCEISFVKMGSYEGTKTTGEVKTLLGLGQELAGREVVLLEDIVDTGNTLVEVDRILTEAGVANYQVATLFFKPSAYKKDVPVQIIGMEIPNKFIVGYGLDYDGLGRNLTQVYKRKESKMTNLVLFGPPGAGKGTQATILKEKYDLIHISTGDVFRYNIKNQTELGLSAKSFIDKGQLVPDEVTINMLNAEVEKNEGANGFIFDGFPRTEAQAEALSESLEAKGTEVNAMIALEVEDEILVDRLLERGKTSGRADDADERVIRNRIKVYYAETAILKNFYQKQNKYYGVNGEGSIEEITTRLSSVIDDLMK, from the coding sequence TTGATAAAGCTACACGATCTGGAATTCGAACCTTTTATCTCTGAGGATGAAATTACGAAAGCCATCGATACTATTGCTAAACGATTGAATGACGAATATGCAGGTAGAAAACCGGTATTCATAGGGATCCTGAATGGCTCTTTTATGTTCGCTTCCGAAGTGATCAAACGATTTGAGAGTGACTGCGAAATTAGTTTCGTAAAAATGGGTTCTTATGAAGGCACCAAAACTACCGGAGAAGTTAAAACCTTATTAGGTTTAGGACAGGAACTTGCAGGTAGGGAAGTTGTTCTTCTGGAAGATATTGTAGATACCGGTAACACGCTCGTTGAGGTTGATAGAATTTTAACTGAGGCTGGTGTAGCTAATTACCAGGTGGCAACACTTTTCTTTAAACCTTCAGCTTATAAAAAAGATGTTCCGGTACAAATTATCGGGATGGAGATACCTAATAAATTTATTGTCGGTTACGGTCTTGACTACGACGGTCTGGGCAGGAACCTAACTCAAGTATATAAACGCAAAGAAAGCAAAATGACAAATCTAGTGCTGTTTGGCCCTCCGGGTGCAGGCAAGGGAACTCAGGCAACCATTTTAAAGGAAAAGTACGATCTTATACATATTTCTACGGGAGATGTATTCAGGTATAATATCAAGAATCAAACTGAACTTGGGCTCAGCGCAAAATCGTTTATTGATAAGGGACAACTGGTTCCAGATGAGGTTACCATCAATATGCTGAATGCCGAAGTTGAAAAAAATGAAGGTGCTAACGGATTTATTTTTGATGGATTTCCAAGAACTGAAGCCCAGGCTGAAGCACTAAGCGAATCTTTGGAAGCGAAAGGAACTGAAGTAAATGCCATGATCGCTCTGGAAGTAGAAGATGAGATCCTTGTTGACAGATTGCTGGAAAGAGGTAAAACTTCAGGTAGAGCAGATGATGCTGATGAGCGTGTTATTCGCAATCGGATCAAGGTTTATTATGCTGAAACTGCCATTTTAAAGAATTTCTACCAGAAACAAAATAAGTATTACGGAGTTAATGGTGAAGGTAGTATAGAAG
- the purE gene encoding 5-(carboxyamino)imidazole ribonucleotide mutase, producing MGKVAVIMGSTSDMPVMQEAIDILEGFDIQVEVDIVSAHRTPEKLFDFSKNAHERDIKVIIAGAGGAAHLPGMVASMSPLPVIGVPVKSRNSIDGWDSVLSILQMPGGVPVATVALDGAKNAGILAAQIIGTADKCVMDKILVYKEGLKQKVIEGAKSVQKKK from the coding sequence ATGGGAAAAGTAGCTGTGATCATGGGTAGTACCAGTGATATGCCTGTAATGCAGGAAGCAATCGACATACTGGAAGGATTTGATATACAGGTGGAAGTAGATATCGTTTCAGCTCACCGTACCCCAGAGAAACTATTCGATTTCAGTAAAAATGCCCACGAAAGAGATATCAAAGTTATTATCGCAGGTGCCGGTGGTGCAGCTCACCTGCCAGGGATGGTAGCTTCCATGTCCCCATTGCCAGTGATTGGAGTTCCGGTGAAATCAAGAAACTCCATAGATGGATGGGATTCAGTATTATCAATTTTGCAAATGCCTGGCGGCGTTCCTGTCGCGACCGTTGCACTCGATGGCGCTAAGAACGCAGGTATCCTGGCTGCGCAAATTATAGGTACGGCAGACAAATGCGTAATGGACAAGATCCTTGTCTACAAAGAAGGTCTTAAACAAAAAGTGATCGAAGGCGCGAAAAGCGTTCAGAAAAAGAAATAA
- a CDS encoding M3 family metallopeptidase gives MSSQNILLEDFNQAPFSSIKTSDYKPAIIKAIELAQNDIEVITSSKEVPSFENTIEALEFSGNKLDRVTSIFFNINSAETNEEIQQIAQDVSPLLSEFKNDVILNNALFKRVKKVYDQRESLDLNKEQITLLDQKYKAFTRNGANLTNEDQQALREIDKKLSKLKLQFGENVLAETNKYELVVTEESRLGGLPDSFIEEARNIAKSKDTKGWIFSLEYPSYIPFMKYADDRELRKELSLAFGSRAFKGDELDNQQNVLDIAKLRYERAKLLGFDSHAHFVLEERMAETPQKVESFLEEMLEKARPAAEREFNQLEKFAKDLDQIDTLQKWDSAYYAEKLKQKLFDLDDEKLKPYFQLEKVIDGVFTIAGKLYGLNFEQTTDVDVYHQDVRTYNVTDTLGNDIALFYADFHPRPGKRDGAWMTVYKQQSIENGQNERPHISIVCNFTKPTEKQPSLLTFNEVTTLFHEFGHALHGMLANTTYPSLSGANVYWDFVELPSQVLENWCYEEEALQLFAKHYKTGEALPQEYITKIKESSNFLEGMATMRQLSFGMLDLSWHAQDPSNVSDVKAHETEAFEPTKLFPDVASNCMSTAFSHIFQGGYSAGYYSYKWAEVLDADAFEYFTENGIFCKDIADKFKDNILSQGGTEHPMELYKRFRGKEPKPDALLRRAGLISK, from the coding sequence ATGAGCTCTCAAAATATATTACTGGAAGATTTTAATCAAGCTCCTTTTTCAAGCATAAAAACTTCAGATTACAAGCCGGCTATTATAAAGGCTATAGAACTTGCCCAAAATGATATTGAAGTTATCACCTCCAGCAAAGAAGTACCAAGCTTCGAAAATACAATCGAAGCATTAGAGTTTTCTGGAAATAAACTTGATCGGGTTACCAGCATTTTCTTCAATATAAATTCAGCGGAAACCAATGAAGAAATTCAGCAGATCGCGCAGGATGTTTCTCCTCTACTTTCAGAATTCAAGAATGATGTTATTCTGAATAATGCGCTTTTCAAAAGAGTTAAAAAAGTTTATGATCAAAGAGAATCACTGGACCTCAACAAGGAGCAAATCACCTTACTTGATCAGAAGTACAAGGCATTTACCAGAAATGGAGCCAACCTGACTAACGAAGATCAACAGGCTCTACGTGAGATAGACAAAAAATTATCTAAGCTAAAATTGCAGTTTGGTGAAAATGTTTTAGCTGAAACCAATAAATATGAGCTGGTTGTCACCGAAGAATCTCGGTTAGGTGGATTACCTGATAGTTTCATAGAAGAAGCCAGGAATATTGCAAAATCCAAGGATACCAAAGGCTGGATATTCAGTCTCGAATACCCAAGCTATATTCCATTCATGAAATATGCCGATGACAGGGAATTGCGAAAGGAACTTTCTCTCGCATTTGGATCGAGAGCTTTTAAAGGTGATGAACTGGATAACCAGCAAAATGTTCTTGATATCGCAAAACTGCGATATGAAAGAGCAAAACTACTTGGTTTTGATTCCCATGCTCACTTTGTTCTTGAAGAACGTATGGCAGAAACCCCGCAGAAAGTAGAATCTTTTCTCGAGGAAATGCTGGAGAAAGCAAGACCTGCAGCAGAGCGAGAGTTTAATCAATTAGAAAAGTTCGCTAAAGATCTGGATCAAATCGACACCTTACAAAAATGGGATTCAGCTTATTATGCTGAAAAACTGAAACAGAAATTATTTGATCTGGATGACGAAAAGCTGAAACCTTACTTCCAGTTAGAGAAAGTGATCGATGGTGTGTTTACCATCGCAGGGAAACTTTACGGACTCAATTTCGAACAAACAACTGATGTTGATGTATATCACCAGGATGTTAGAACCTACAATGTTACCGATACTTTAGGAAATGATATAGCTCTTTTCTATGCCGACTTTCATCCCCGTCCCGGCAAAAGAGATGGTGCATGGATGACTGTTTACAAACAGCAGTCGATAGAAAATGGGCAGAATGAGAGACCCCATATATCTATAGTATGCAATTTCACTAAACCAACAGAGAAACAACCTTCTTTACTAACCTTTAATGAAGTAACAACTTTGTTCCATGAATTTGGTCATGCCTTACACGGTATGCTCGCAAATACAACTTACCCAAGTCTTTCTGGCGCCAATGTATACTGGGATTTTGTAGAATTACCAAGTCAGGTTCTTGAAAACTGGTGTTACGAGGAAGAGGCATTGCAACTCTTTGCAAAACATTATAAAACCGGTGAAGCACTTCCACAGGAATACATCACTAAGATCAAGGAATCGTCCAACTTTCTGGAAGGTATGGCAACCATGAGACAGTTAAGCTTTGGAATGTTAGATCTTAGCTGGCATGCGCAGGATCCTTCGAATGTAAGTGATGTAAAGGCACATGAGACAGAAGCATTCGAACCTACCAAATTATTCCCGGATGTGGCCAGTAATTGTATGAGTACAGCATTCTCCCATATTTTCCAGGGTGGTTATTCTGCAGGATATTATTCTTACAAATGGGCAGAAGTACTGGATGCAGACGCATTTGAATATTTTACAGAAAACGGAATATTCTGCAAGGATATCGCAGATAAATTTAAAGATAACATCCTCTCGCAAGGTGGTACAGAACATCCAATGGAACTCTACAAACGCTTCCGCGGAAAAGAACCAAAACCAGATGCTCTATTAAGAAGAGCTGGTTTAATCAGTAAATAA
- a CDS encoding sigma-70 family RNA polymerase sigma factor, producing the protein MPSNQLDPNKWVDRYSDYLFNYTIVRVNDREVANDLISETFLAGLKSAKNFKGEASERTWLISILKRKIIDHYRRNNSRKGQAEVKINYTGEDSEGEWLEEQVADQFDRTAEDDMENNELGLAILDCLDSINEKQAAIFKRKTIDGVDTEAICNEFDITPSNLWVIIHRARTALAACMEKNWF; encoded by the coding sequence ATGCCTTCAAACCAACTTGATCCAAATAAATGGGTAGACAGATATTCAGATTATCTGTTTAATTATACGATCGTGCGTGTAAATGACCGTGAAGTCGCTAATGACCTAATTTCTGAAACTTTCCTGGCCGGGTTAAAATCTGCTAAGAACTTCAAGGGTGAAGCCAGCGAAAGAACCTGGCTCATTTCGATCCTAAAGCGAAAGATTATCGATCATTATCGGCGTAATAATTCCAGGAAAGGTCAGGCAGAAGTTAAGATCAATTATACTGGAGAAGATAGCGAAGGCGAATGGCTTGAAGAGCAGGTTGCAGATCAATTTGACCGTACCGCCGAGGATGATATGGAAAATAATGAACTGGGACTGGCAATTCTGGATTGTTTGGACTCAATCAACGAAAAACAGGCAGCAATTTTTAAGCGCAAAACTATAGATGGAGTTGATACGGAAGCGATCTGTAATGAATTTGATATCACGCCGTCTAATTTGTGGGTAATTATTCATCGCGCCAGAACTGCTCTGGCTGCGTGCATGGAAAAAAACTGGTTTTAA